Genomic window (Haloarchaeobius salinus):
GTGCGATGTCCGTGACAACCCGACGAACGGTTAACCGTCGGCGGTTCGTAGCGGTGGCATGAGCGACGCAGCGGAGTCGAACGACGATGTCAGTACGAGTACGACCGAACCAGTCCACGTCGAGAGCGCCGGACACCTCCAGACCCTGCTCACCGACGGGGACGTGGTGCTCGTGGACTTCCACGCGGACTGGTGTGGGCCCTGCCAGATGCTCGAGCCCGTCGTCGCCGACATCGCGGCGGAGACGGACGCCACCGTCGCGAAGGTCGACATCGACGAACTCCAGGCACTCGCACAGGAGAACGGCATCCGAGGGGTGCCGACGCTCCTGCTGTACGCGGACGGCGAGCTCGTCGAGCGGCTGGTCGGCGTACAGGAGAAGTCCACGCTCGTCGACCTCGTCGAGCAGCACGGCTGACCGGTCGGTGGCGTTCGGTCAGCAGACGGCTCCGGGGATCAGATCTCGATCCAGCCGCTCTCGGCGTCGCGGTCGCGGAGGTGCCACCGCTGCTCGAGGCGCTCCTCGTCGCCGTCCTCGGTCCGCCTGACCTCGACGACGGCGTCGAACAGTGGTTCGAGCAGATGTACGTAGTCGCTGTCGCGATCCAGCGGCAGGTGGAAGTGCCCCATCCCGTCGGCCTGCCGGGTCCGCGAGGTGACCATGTGGAGCAGCCGGAACACGTTCTGTGACTTGTGTTCGCGCAGCAGCGGCGTCACCGAGTCGAAGCAGAGTCGGAGTTCGCCCGGCTCGAGCTCGTGGTCGGCCTCCATCTCGTCGACGGCGTCGATGATGGCCGTCCCGAGCGTGCTCAGCAGCTGCGGGCCGACCACGGTCTCCTCGATGTCGTCGGGGACGCCCTCCGGACTCGCGGAGACACCCGCCTCGTTCTCCTGGCTGAGGATACGTGTCTCGCCCCGATGGTCCGTCGACGGTCCCTGTCCGCAGGTCTCCGTGCCCGTCGTGTAGACGTAGAGGCGCTGTCTGGGCTCGCCGCTGTCGCCCACGAGCCTGCCACAGGCCGCCCGGTGGGCCGTCGCGCTCGTCCGTCCGACCAGAAGGATGCTGCTGCCTTCGCGCTTGAGTGCCGAGAGCGTCTGCGCGAACGTCGTGCTCCCGGGAACCCCCCCACCGTGGTCGGTACGCATTCTTTCGTCGAATTGGAAACAGGATGCAATAAATATTGTGGCTGTTGGCTCACTGTAATAACGTGTTACCCACCGTGAAACCGAGCTCCGCGACGGGAGCTGTCGGGAGCCCCACGACGGTCGGTGGCGCATGGTTTTTGTCGCCTACGCGATAACGGTACGGTATGAGCGATTCCAGGGACGACGACATCGCCGCCGACGCCAGGGAGCTGGCGGGGGAGCTCCGGGCCCTCCGGGAGCAGCTCGACGAGCAACGCCGTCGGCCGCCGACGGGGCCGATGGGCATCCCGCGCCCCCCGACACCACGGGAGTTCATGGAGTTCGCCGACGAGGTCGCCATCCCCGCGACCATCGCCATCCTGGAGACGAACATCCGACTGCTCGAGGCCCTCCAGCGCGCCATCCGGCTGGCAGACAGTGGCCGCCGCGCGGGTGAACGCGGCCGGGACGCCGGGGGGCGCGCACGCTCGACCGCCGAGTCCGTCAGCCGGGAGACGCTCTCGCGGGCATCAGACGCGCTCGCCGACCTCCAGTCCGTCCTCGAGGGGACCGAGCTGCCGGAGAACGAGTCCGCCCGCAGCATCCTCACCGAGGCGCGGGACCTCCGACAGGAGATACAGGAGCAGCTGACTGCGAGCCGGACGCGGGACCACACCCTGGACGAGTTCGAGGAGGGCGACGACGCTGCGGACGACGCCGGCACCGACATCGGTGTGACCGATGGGGACGAGACGGGGGAGGAGCCGGACGACGAACCGGTGTCCATCGACGTGGATGCGGAACTGGAGACGCTGAAACAGCAGTACGAGGACGAGAGCCACGGGGACGACGGACCGGACAGCTCAGCGGACGACGGTCCGGACAGCTCAGCGGACGACGGTCCGGACGCTCCTGGAGATGACGGATCTGACACCCCTGGAGATGACGGACCGGGCGACTCCGGACACGACGGACCGACCGGCTCCGGCGACGACGGTCGGTAACGGCGGCCTAGACGGGGTCGAACCGGTAGCCGTCCCACTCCTGGCTCTCGGGTACCCTGATACCTGCATCGGGGTCGCGCAGCTCATCGACGTACACCGGCCGGACCGTGTCGCCGGTCTCGACGTCGTCGGTGGTCAACTGGCCGATGGCCCGGACGGCCTCGCCGTCGACGTCGAACTCGACGATGGCGAGCGCGTTGGGCTGGCGGACGCCCGGTGGGGTCGCCGTGGAGTTCGTCCAGGTGACGACCTCGGCCTCGTACTCGCTGAGGTCGACCGTCTCGACCGGTTCGCTGCCGTTCGGGCCGATCGGGTGGCCCGGGTAGGTGATGCTGCCGTCGTCGTACCGGTAGGCTTCCATGGTCATTCTGCTGCCTCCATGATGGTGGTGATGACGCAGTTCCCGAACCCGCCGACGTTGCACGCGAGGCCGACGTCGGCGTCGACCTGCCGTTCCCCGGCTTCACCGACGAGCTGGGCGTATATCTCGTAGCCCTGTGCGACGCCGCTCGCGCCGAGCGGGTGCCCCTTCGACTTGAGGCCGCCGGAGGTGTTGATGGGGAGTTCGCCGTCCATCTCGGTCTCGCCGGCCTCGACGCGCTCCCACGCTGTACCCGGCTCGGCGAACCCGAGGCCCTCCATCTGGAGGAACTCGAGGATGGTGAACATGTCGTGGAGCTCCGCCACGTCGACGTCCTCCGGCTCCAGTCCGGCCATCTCGAACGCCTGCTCGCCGGAGTCGACGACGCCGCCCATCACGGTCGGGTCCTCGCGCTCGTGGACGACCTGGGTGTCCGTCGCGCCCGCGACACCGCTGACGACGGCGTAGTCGTCGGTGTACTGCTCGGCGACCGACTCCGGGCAGAACATGAGCGCCGCGCTGCCGTCGGTGATCGGACAGAAGTCGTACAGCCGGAGGGGGTCGGCGACGATGGGCGACTCCATCACCGTCTCCAGATCGACCTCCTTCTGGAACTGGGCGTGCGGGTTGTTCAGTCCGTTCTTGTGGTTCTTCACGGCGACCTTCGCCAGCGACTCCCGGGGCGCGTCGTACCGTTCGAGGTAGTGCCGCGCCGTGAGCCCGGCGAAGCTCGGCAGGGTGACGCCGTGTTTGTACTCGACCGGGTGCGTGATGGAGGCGATGACGTCCGTCGCTTCCCCGGTCGTCCGGTGGGTCATCTTCTCGCCGCCGACGAGCAGCGTCATCTCCGAGGCTCCGGAGGCGATGGACTGCCACGCGGCGTAGATGCCCGCGCCGCCCGAGGACGAGGTCTGGTCGACCCGCTGGCTGTACGCCGGCATCACGTCGAGGTCGTGCGCCAGCGCGTTCATGATGCCCGTCTGTCCCTCGAACTCCCCGCTGGCCATGTTCGAGACGTACAGGTGCTCCACCTCGTCGGGGGCGACCCCGGCGTCGTCGAGGCAGGCCTCGCCCGCCTCGGCGAGCAGGTCCATGACCCACGACTCACGCTGTCCGAACTTGGTCATCGACGCACCGATGACTGCTACACGGTCCATGGACGTGTCCACTCACGGCATCGGTTTAGTTATTCCCGTCACGACGGCTTTTTGCTCGCGTCGAACCCGGCCCGTGGTGGGGCCGTCCAGTCCGTGATCCCCATGTGGCGTGCATCGGGGTCCGACCGCCATCTGGGGTCGACCGCCATCTGGAGCCGACGGCCATCGGAGTCCGGCCGTCCGCGGGGACGGACCACCATCGGACCCGTCCGTCGTCGAGCGCGGGACATCCCCCCACCGTTGCAAGTGAAGCCGGCTCGTGCCCCGAGCCACCCCCACCACCGTTGCGAGTGAACAGTTGGTGGGCAACGCGAGCGGTTGTACCGGTGAACGGGGGGAGAGAGACACCACTGTTGCAAGTGAAGAGGCTGTTGGGTGGGGGTGGGTCGTGATACAGAGACACCACCGGTACGAGTGAAGCCGGGAACCGGTGGGGACGACGACGGTCGAGTAGACACTCTCGCCGCCAGCATGGTCATCACTTCTCCGTGGCGTAGAACGCCTCTCGGTCTATTTTTCACTTGCAATCGTGGTGTGTACGAGTCGTCGCGAATGTACTGCCACCGAACCCCCCACCCGGATTTATCAGTGCTTCACCAGAAACGGTGGTGTGCCGTCCCTCTAGGCACCCCTTCCTTCCTAGCTTCACTTGCAACAGTGGTGTCTGTGAGGGTGTGTTCTTCGGTGACGTTCGACACGATACGGAGACCACGACCGTGAACGACCGTGACGGTTCACACGAAACACTTGAATCACTTGCAAAGGAGGTTCTTTTATACCCGGAGTCACACCGGAAGGGTATGCGCCGGTTCGAGCGCAAGCGCGCCATCTTCGCAAACAAGGACGCTCTT
Coding sequences:
- a CDS encoding DUF7504 family protein gives rise to the protein MRTDHGGGVPGSTTFAQTLSALKREGSSILLVGRTSATAHRAACGRLVGDSGEPRQRLYVYTTGTETCGQGPSTDHRGETRILSQENEAGVSASPEGVPDDIEETVVGPQLLSTLGTAIIDAVDEMEADHELEPGELRLCFDSVTPLLREHKSQNVFRLLHMVTSRTRQADGMGHFHLPLDRDSDYVHLLEPLFDAVVEVRRTEDGDEERLEQRWHLRDRDAESGWIEI
- a CDS encoding nucleic acid-binding protein, with protein sequence MTMEAYRYDDGSITYPGHPIGPNGSEPVETVDLSEYEAEVVTWTNSTATPPGVRQPNALAIVEFDVDGEAVRAIGQLTTDDVETGDTVRPVYVDELRDPDAGIRVPESQEWDGYRFDPV
- a CDS encoding DUF7547 family protein; its protein translation is MSDSRDDDIAADARELAGELRALREQLDEQRRRPPTGPMGIPRPPTPREFMEFADEVAIPATIAILETNIRLLEALQRAIRLADSGRRAGERGRDAGGRARSTAESVSRETLSRASDALADLQSVLEGTELPENESARSILTEARDLRQEIQEQLTASRTRDHTLDEFEEGDDAADDAGTDIGVTDGDETGEEPDDEPVSIDVDAELETLKQQYEDESHGDDGPDSSADDGPDSSADDGPDAPGDDGSDTPGDDGPGDSGHDGPTGSGDDGR
- a CDS encoding thiolase C-terminal domain-containing protein, whose protein sequence is MDRVAVIGASMTKFGQRESWVMDLLAEAGEACLDDAGVAPDEVEHLYVSNMASGEFEGQTGIMNALAHDLDVMPAYSQRVDQTSSSGGAGIYAAWQSIASGASEMTLLVGGEKMTHRTTGEATDVIASITHPVEYKHGVTLPSFAGLTARHYLERYDAPRESLAKVAVKNHKNGLNNPHAQFQKEVDLETVMESPIVADPLRLYDFCPITDGSAALMFCPESVAEQYTDDYAVVSGVAGATDTQVVHEREDPTVMGGVVDSGEQAFEMAGLEPEDVDVAELHDMFTILEFLQMEGLGFAEPGTAWERVEAGETEMDGELPINTSGGLKSKGHPLGASGVAQGYEIYAQLVGEAGERQVDADVGLACNVGGFGNCVITTIMEAAE
- the trxA gene encoding thioredoxin yields the protein MSDAAESNDDVSTSTTEPVHVESAGHLQTLLTDGDVVLVDFHADWCGPCQMLEPVVADIAAETDATVAKVDIDELQALAQENGIRGVPTLLLYADGELVERLVGVQEKSTLVDLVEQHG